GGCGCCTCCTTTCTCTATCTCCAGGATAATCTTTGCGCTCTCTTCCAGACTCGGATCGCCTGCCATCACATAGGCGATCAGGCCTTTCTCCCTTTTAGCCTGGACCTTTCTCAAGGCGGCCTCGATTCGGCTCATTCTGTACTCCCTTTTACTCTAAGATATTCATTCAATCCGTGTAACGATTCAGCATGCCTAGATTTACTTTCAGGGTAAGGCGCGAGAAGCGCAGACCCGCAGCGTAGGGATCACTACGCGAGGATTCAAGTACCACAGCAACGCTTCCATGGAGGTAAAGATCGGAGTGTTGGGTCGTTACATAAAACCTTCCATTCGGGACAACTGATCCACATCTTTGTCTCCCCGACCGGATAGGTTGAGGACAACAATCTGTCCCTTGGGGAGGGAGGGCGCCAGCTTCACCAGGTAGGCCACCGCATGCGCAGACTCCAGGGCGGGGAGGATGCCTTCCGCCTCGGCCAGCAGGCGAAAGGCCGACAAGGCCTCATCGTCCGTGACAGAAGTGTATTCGATCCGCTGTTTGTCCCGGTAATAACTATGTTCCGGACCGACCGCCGCATAGTCCAAGCCGGCTGAGATCGAATGGGTTGCCTGAATCTGACCATCAGCATCCTGCAACAGGGTTGTCATCGTTCCGTGGAGGACACCCAGGGTCCCGGTGGCAAACCGGGCCGCGTGTTTTCCAGTTTCGATACCCAGGCCGCCCGCCTCCACCCCAATCATCCGAATTGCGGGCTCGGAGAGAAAAGGAGTGAAGAGACCAATCGCATTGCTTCCTCCCCCGATACAGGCAATCATGACATCTGGAAAGCGTCCCTCGGTGCGCAGGATCTGCTCCCGCGCCTCCTGACCGATGACCGACTGGAAATCCCGGATCATCATCGGATAAGGATGCGGTCCCAGAACCGACCCGAGGATATAATGGGTGTCCCGGACATTCGCCGTCCAGTCCCGTAAGGCCTCGCTGATCGCATCTTTTAATGTTCTGCTCCCGGCATCAACGGCGGTGACCTTCGCCCCGAGCAGGCGCATCCGGAAGACATTGAGTTCCTGGCGTTTCATGTCCTCCGTCCCCATATAAACCTCACAATTTAGACCGAAACGGGCCGCCGCGGTCGCGGTGGCCACACCATGTTGACCGGCTCCGGTCTCGGCAATCACCCGGTTCTTTCCCATTTCCTCTGCGAGCAGGATCTGTCCAAGGGTATTATTGATTTTGTGGGCACCGGTATGACAAAGGTCTTCCCTTTTCAGATAAATCTTCAGACCGCCGAGGTGCTCCGAAAGACGTGGGGCAAAGTAAAGGGGGGTCGGACGACCGACAAAATGCTTCAGGATATCCGCCAGCTTTTTCTTGAATACCGGTTTTCGACGAACCGACTGATAAACCGTTTCCAATTCCTGAAGGGCCGGCATCAAGGTCTCGGCAACATATCTCCCGCCATAGGGGCCGAAGCGGCCCTTCTTATTCGGAAGAAGCATGAGTCTCCTTCATTTCTTTTGCCGCTTTGATAAACGCTTTCAACTTAAGATGATCTTTCTTCCCCGGACGCATCTCCACCCCGCTGCTCACATCAACACCATACGGCCTGACCTTCTCAATCGCGGTCTGAACATTTTCGGGCGTTAAACCACCGGCAAGAATAACCTTTCCAAAGCGTTTTGCCTTGGCAGCGATATCCCAATCGAACGAAACGCCACTCCCGCCAAGAACCTCCTCCCGGTAGGTATCGAGAAGAAAGGCCCGGACCGGACCGGGAGGGACGACATCGAGGCTTTTCTCATCCTGAACACGAATCACCTGAATGATCCTCCTTGGAAAGTCGAACGAGATCTCTTTGGGAAAGGCCCCATACAGCTGGATCAGATCAATCGCACACCGATCAATTACAGACTGCATCCCCTTTCCCGCCGAATTAAAAACGCCAACCGTGGTCACAAACGGCGGGAGTTTGGAGGTTATCTCAGCAACATCCTCAAACGAAACAAAGCGCGGACTCTCGGGCACAAAGATAAAACCGACGGCATCCGCCCCATATTCAACAGCGGCCAGCGCATCTTCTAAATTTGTCAAACCACAGATCTTGACCTTCATTTTACTCTCCAATGAGTTCCTTCATTTTTTTTCCGATGTCTTCCGATGCCATCAAGGACTCCCCCACCAGGATGGCATCGATGCCCGCTTCCTGAAGTGCCTCGATATCTTTTCGTGAAGCAATCCCACTTTCGCTGACGAGGGTCCGCCCTTCCGGAACCTCTTTGAGCAGGCGAAACGTCGTCTCGAGGTTCGTCTCGAAGGTTTCCAGATTCCGATTATTGATCCCGATCATCGGCGCCCACTCAACAATCATCTCTAACTCTTTCTCAGTATGCACTTCAACCAAAACATCCAGAGTAAGTTCCCTCGCCAGATCAAAGTAATCTTTCACCTCCGATTTCTCCAACAGGGCCGCAATCAAGAGAATAGCATCGGCACCCCAGGCACGGCCCTCATAAACCTGAATCGCATCAATGATAAAATCCTTCTTTAAAAGCGGAAGAGAGACCTTCGACCGCACCGCCTTAAGCGTGGCAGGGTTTCCAAGAAAAAAATGTTCTTCCGTGAGGATGGACAGGGCGGCAGCGCCCCCGTCTTCGTAGATTTGTGCAATCTCAAGTGGATCGAACCTCTCCCGGATAATCCCTTTCGACGGCGAGGCCTTCTTGATCTCAGCGATCAAGCTCGGCCAACCGTGGTCCTTAGCGGACAGCGCCTTTTGGAAAGGGCGCGTCGGTTCAGCATCTCCAATCCGTGATCGAAGTTCCCTGAGGGCGGCCCGGCTTAAGCGACCAGCGACCTCTTCACGCTTCACCTTGACGATCTCGTCTAAAAAGCGCATCGTCCTCAGCTTTCCGGTCGTGACGATTGATTTGTGATCTTTATCAGGCGATTGAGTTTTTCCAGCGCGCGACCGGAATCAATCGATTCAGCGGCCAGGGCCACCCCTTCCTGCAAAGTCTTCGCCTTCCCGACTGCCACAAACGCCGGAGCGGCATTCATCAAAACAACCTCGCGCCTCGCCCCTTTTTCGCCTCTCAAGACGGAGAGGAGGATCTCCGCGTTCTTTTCGGGACTCCCTCCCATCAGGTCTTTCAAGTCCCGATTGGAAAACTGAAAGTCTTTCGGCTCAAGCGTATAGGCCGCGACCCGCCCTTCTTTTCCTTCTGAAATACGGCTTCTTCCGGAAACCGTGATCTCATCCAGTCCATCCATCCCATGCACGATAAAACAGTGACGGGTTCCGAGATTGACAAGAACCTGTGCCAGAAGATCGGTCAGTTCCTCCGAAAAAACGCCCAGGACCTGAACCGATGCCCGGGCCGGATTGGTCAAAGGGCCAAGAATATTAAATATCGTCCGTATACCGGTCTCCCTGCGAGGAATCATGGCATGCTTCATCGCCCCGTGAAAGAGCGGCGCGAAGAGAAAACCAACGCCGAGCTCATTGACACAGCGCTCCACCTCATCCGGCGGAAGATCAATCCGAACGCCCAGCGACTTCAGAACATCGGCACTTCCGCAGGAACTTGAGACAGAGCGGTTGCCATGTTTCGCCACTGTCACCCCCGCCCCGGCCACCACAAAGGCCACAGTGGTCGAGATATTAAAGGTATTCATTCGGTCTCCGCCGGTCCCGCAGGTATCGACCACCAGGGGATCATCAACCCGGACCAGGGTCGCTTTCTCCCGCATCACCCGCGCTGACCCGGTAATCTCCGCGACGGTTTCTCCCTTCATCCGGAGCGCCGTGATATAGCAGGCGATCTGGGATGGAGTTGCGGTCCCCTCCATGATCTCGCGCATCGCCCCTTCCGCTTCGGCCTCCGTCAGATCAACACGCTCGACCACCTTGCTGATTACCTCTTTAATCATGATCTCTCCTGGGATCTTTTCTTTCAGGTTTTATTTCTTCAGAAAATTTTTCAAAAGATCTTTCCCGACTTCGGTCAGAATGGATTCCGGATGAAATTGCACCCCTTCAATGGGGGCCGTCTTGTGCCGGATTCCCATGAGTTCCCCTTCGTCAGTCCATGCGGTGACCTCAAAAAGATCAGGGAGGTTCTCCCGCCTCAGGATAAGCGAATGATACCGGGTTGCCGGGAAGCGGACCGGAAGACCCAGATAAATCGAACGACCATCATGCGAGATAATGGATGTTTTCCCATGCATCAGGCGGTCGGCGCGAATGACTTCACCGCCGAAGGCCTCTCCGATGGCCTGGTGTCCCAGACAAACCCCCAAAATCGGGATATCCTGCCCGAACCGCCGGACCACCTCTATTGAGATTCCGGCATCCTTCGGGATCCCCGGACCCGGAGAAATGACAATCTTATCAGGGCGCATGCTATCAATCTCTTCCAGGGTGATCTGATCATTTCGATGGACGGCGATCTCTTCCCCCATCTCTCCCAGATATTGAACCAGGTTGTAGGTAAAAGAATCGTAATTGTCAATCACAAGCAGCATTTCTATTAAAACCTCAGATTATTATTTTTTAAATCCGTAACGGTTCAGATTGCCCGGATCAGGCTTCAGGGCAAGGCATGAGGAGCGTAGAACCGCAACGTATATTTACATGAGGATTCGAGCACCGCAACAACGCCGCCATGGCGCCTTAGACGGGTGAGCTAGACCGTTACACTAAGCCGCGTTCCGCCAAGCTGATCGCCTCCAGCATCGCCCTGGCCTTGTTCATTGTTTCTTCATATTCACGGTCCGGATCGGAGTCGGCGACAATGCCGGCCGCCGCCTGTATGGTGGCCACATCCCCTTCAATAACAATGGTCCGGATAGTAATGCATGTATCCATGTTCCCCTGATAGCTGAAATAACCAACCGCACCCGCATAGAGAGAGCGCCCTTCCGGCTCCAGTTCATCAATGATCTCCATCGCACGGATCTTCGGGGCTCCGGTCACGGTTCCCGCCGGAAAACAGGCGCTCAGGACGTCAAAAGCATCCTTTCCCGGGAGAAGTTTTCCGATCACGTTTGAGACGATGTGCATCACATGAGAGTAACGTTCGATCACCATGACTTCATCGACCTTCACCGTCCCGTATTGGCAGACGCGGCCAACGTCGTTTCGGCCGAGATCAATCAGCATGACATGCTCGGCCCGTTCCTTTGGATCTGCAAGCAGCTCTTTTTCAAGGGACAAATCTTCTTCCGGTGACTGGCCACGCGGGCGCGTCCCGGCGATAGGCCTCAGCTCGACGCGCTCTCCCTCCAGACGGACCAGAACCTCGGGCGAAGTTCCGACCATATGACGTTCACCCATATGGAGGTAAAACATGTAGGGAGAGGGATTGATGCTTCGAAGCGCCCGGTAAACCATAAAGGGCTCGGCCTTTAGACGGCTTGAAAACCGCTGGGAAATCTGGACCTGAAAGATGTCTCCGGCCTTGATATATTCCTTGGCCGAAAGAACCGCCTTTTTGTATTGGTCCCGGGTGAAATTAGACTTAGGTGCTGCAACAGGCGCCTGCAAACCCCCCGGGGCCGGGGCCTGCGCCGGAAGCGGTTGCGCCAAACGTCGAATCAAGGCGTCAATCTTTTCAATGGCCCTCTCATAAACAACCTTCAGATCGTCCTTCCCGATAAAGGCATTCGAGATCACCTTGATTCGGTGTTTGACGTTATCAAAGAGGAGGAGGGTGTCGGTCAACATAAAAAAAAAGTCCGGCATCGTCCGACCACCCTTCTTGAAGTGTAGCGGCTCAAAAAAACGGACCATGTCGTAGCCAAGGGTTCCAACCGCCCCGCCAAAAAATCGCGGGAGTCCCTCAACTTCAACCGGTCGGTATTCCGCGAGCACCCGCTTTAAGACGAGAAGGGGATTGCCTTCGACCGTCGTAAGCTCGCATTTTCCATTTCGAATGATCGAGACAGAATGGCCCTCTCCCTTGACAACAACCGAGGGGGCCGTCCCCAGGAAGGAATATCGGCCCCACTTCTCGCCGCCCTCGACACTTTCAAGAAGATAGCCGTAATTCCCCTCTTTGATCTTCAGAAAAGCGGAAACAGGGGTCTCCGTATCGGCCAGAATCTCGCGATAAACCGGGATCAGGTTCCCTTTTTTGGCTTTTTCACAAAAGTCTTTAAACGAAGGAATGACCATGTAATCTCTCGTTCGGAAAAGGATTCACGCTACCATAGAGGCCAAAAATTGTCAATCATTCAACGGGCTTGCAAGAATTTCCAGCTTGCATCACATCCGAGGCTTGATAAAATGAAATTCGCTTGTTAAACTCCTCCCAACTTGTTCATCAGGAGATATCCGTCTTGCCCAAACATATCCACATGATCGCCATCTGCGGCACCGGGATGGCGGCCCTGGCCGGGCTCTTGAAAAAAGCAGGGCATGAGGTCACCGGTTCCGATGCCCAGGTCTATCCCCCGATGAGTACCTTCCTCGAGAAGGCCGCGATTGTCTGCAAGAGCGGGTTTGCGCCGGATCATATTGATCCGGAAACCGATCTCGTGATTATCGGAAACGCCGTCGGAAAAGACAATCCGGAGGTTGTTGAGGCACTGAAACGGAAGCTCCCTACGCTTTCGATGGCTGCGGCCGTGGAGGAATATTTTCTTAGGCCGCGGAAGTCCCTGGTGGTCGCCGGGACACATGGCAAGACAACCACCTCCTCTATTTTGGGGTGGGTACTGACCTCTGCCGGATGCGATCCGAGCATGCTGATCGGCGGCTGGGTCCAGAATCTCAACAGCAACCATCGACTTGGGGCGGGACCGCATTTTGTGATTGAAGGGGATGAATATGATACCGCCTTCTTCGACAAAGGTCCTAAATTTCTCCATTACCACCCGCGCCATGCCATCCTGACGAGTATTGAATTTGATCATGTCGACATCTTCTCAGACCTCAAAGCCGTGAAGGCGGTCTTTCAGAAATTTGTCCGGCTCCTCCCGCCGGATGGGTTTTTATTGGCCGGAGCCGGAGATGAAGCCATTGATGAGGTCACACAAAACCTGCGCTGTCGAGTCGAACGATACGGCACAGAGATGGACGATAACGCACAGGCAAACAAGATGGATTGGCTGGCCGAGGGCATCCAGGTTGCGGGGGGTCTGATCCGTTTTGATGTCTCCTATCATCAGAAGAGACTGGGGAGCATCGAGAGCCCCCTTTTCGGTCGGCACAATATCAAAAACACCCTGGCCGTCATCGCGCTCAGCCATCACCTCGGTCTTTCCTGGGAAAAGATCCAGGAGGGGATTAAAAGCTTTAAAGGCGTAAAACGACGACAGGAGATTGTCGGCATCGCCAGAGATATTATCATCATGGACGATTTTGCCCACCATCCGACCGCCATCTCAGAAACCCTGGCCTCTCTCCGCCTGCGGTATCCCACCCGACGGATCTGGGTCGTCTTTGAACCCAGATCGGCGTCGAGCCGACGTAATATTTTTCAGGACGCCTTTGTAGAAGCCTTTAAGAAAGCCGACCGGATTGTTCTGGCCCGGCCCTTTGCCCTGGAAAAACTCCCTCCGGACGAGCGACTGAATCCTGATAAAATTATTGGAGATCTGACGCGTGCGGGGGAAAAAGCGTTCTTCATCCCGACACCGGAAGAGATCATTTCTGAACTTTCCGGCCAACTTCAAGCTGGTGATCTGGTTTGCATCATGTCCAGCGGCGGGTTCGGAGGCATTCACCAGAAACTCCTTTCGCAGTTACAATCTTCATGAAACCCTTTGCCGCAACGACAGAAAAGATGAAAGAAGGCCTCTCAACAAAGGTCTTCCCGGGAGGGGTCTTACTGATCCATCATCGGGGAAAAGTCGTTTATCACAAGGCCTTTGGTCACGCCTCACTCCTTCCTGAAAAAAAACCAATGAAACGCAATACCCTCTTTGATCTCGCCTCCCTGACCAAACCGCTGGCGACTAGCGCCATCCTTCTCCTCATGATCCAGGAGGAAGGGATAAGCCTCAAGGACCCGCTGACCCGATTTATCCCTGGCTTTACGCGCGGCCCAAAAAGAGAGATCACCCTAAGCCACCTCCTAACCCACTCCTCCGGACTCCCCGATTGGAAGCCCTATTTCCAGACGATTGCAAGGCGGGCAAAAAAAGAATCCGGCTTTCTCGGGTCATCTGAGGCCAAAGCAGCCGTTTACACACTGGCCCGGAAGGAGCCGCTTATCTCCGCCCCCGGAGAGGTCAGCCGCTACAGCGATATCGGATTTATGCTTCTGGGAGAGATCATTGAGAAGGTTGGAGAGGCATCTCTTCACCGGATCTGTTCCCGGCGCCTCTTTTCAAAGATCCCTTGCAGGGAAACCTTTTTCATCAATCAGGGCCGTCGGCCTGTCGCCGCCCGAAACAGGGACTTCGCGGCGACGGAAGACTCCGCACGGCGGAAAAGGGTTGTCTGTGGCATTGTCCATGATGACAACACCTACGCGATGGGAGGCGTCTCCGGCCACGCCGGTCTCTTCTCAACGGCAAAAGAAGTTTACCAACTGGTCCGGCTCTGGCTTGATGGACTCCGAGGAGAAGGGATTTTCAACGCAGCCCTGGCAAAAAACTTTGTCACGTGTCAAAGAGGAAAAATGATCCCGGCGCGGTCTTCACGGGGCCTGGGTTGGGACACCCCCTCGCGACCCTCTTCCTCAGGTCGCCATTTTTCCAAATCAAGTTTCGGCCATCTGGGCTTCACGGGAACCTCGATCTGGGTCGATCCAACGACAGACCTCGCCGTCATCCTCCTGACCAACCGCGTCCATCCGGACACAGCAAACGAACAGATCCGGGCTTTTCGCCCCGTTCTGCATAACATCATCTACCGGGAAGTGATCCATGCATAGTCTCTCCCTCAAGAAACCACCCCGACTCTCTCCGGGAGGGACCATCGGCATCGTCGCGCCCGCTGGCTGGGTCGAGTCAGACTTGCTCCAAAAAGGAATTGCCCGACTGGAACACCTGGGCTTCCATGTTATTCCGGGGAAAAATGTGACCCGGCGCCAACGCTATTTCGCCGGGACAGATCTCGACCGGGCCGGAGATTTTCAGGCCATGGCCTTGAACAAAAAGGTTGACGCCATCTTTTGTGCCCGCGGAGGGGTGGGGACGGCCCGGATGATTCCCCATCTGGATCGAAATATTCTGGCTGGATCTCAGAAGATTGTTGTCGGCTCAAGCGACATTACCACCCTGCTCCTCTACCTCACACATTCCCTGGGCTGGGTCACATTCCACGGCCCGATGGCGGCCACTCATTTCGGCAGGGAAGCCTCTCCGGCGCTGGAAACGCATTTATTCGAAATCCTTTCCGGGAAGACTGCTGAAATGAAATTTCCAGACCTTCAAACCCTCAAATCCGGGACCGCTGAAGGGATTTTGACAGGGGGGTGTCTTACGCTGCTCTGCACCACGATCGGAACCCCCTTTGAGATCGAAACCGACGATAGGCTTCTCTTCATCGAAGATATCAATGAGGCCCCCTATCGAATCGACCGAATGCTTTCTTATTTAAAACTGCTGGGGAAGTTTGACCGCGTGCGAGGGGTTATTTTTGGTGAAATGCCTGGCTGCAACCCCAAGAATCTTCCGGAAATCATCCTCGACATATTAGGGGATTTCCAGTGTCCCATGCTTCTTGGGTTTCCCTCCGGACATGGCTTAGGAATAGCCACCCTCCCCCTCGGGATTCCCATGCAGTTGAATGCAGACACCGGAACGCTTCGCATGCTTGAGCCGGCCGTCTCATAAGTTGATGGAGCCTTCGTATCCATCTCCTCCATTTTTCCGTATTCCTTAAAATACCACTCCCTTTCTCCCTGAAACCCGAAAAAGACAAGCATCAGGTATAATTGTTGATCATGGACAGAAAATATCAACGAAAAATATTGGTGCAACCTCTTGTCGGGATCCTAAAAGGTGAACTCTAATGATAAAAACCAGACACATCATCCTAATGAGCATGCTGTTGCTGAGCACAGCATGCTCATTAGAAGAAAATAATGCTCCAAAAATGGAACAGACCCCGCCCAAGAATGAGGTTCAAGGTACAGTGGATACGTTTATTCAATCACGAGTAAATGTACTGAAAAAGGCAAGGGGCTTAGAGAAAACGCTACAAGAAGCTGAGGAGAGGCGACTCAAAACATTAGAGGGGTTTTCGGGAAAGGAATAGATCTCAGGAAGTGATGCTTACTGCTGTTGCTGCGCTTCCGCCCTTGAGGGGGAAGCATTCCCACCAATCAGCGGTGGAGGGAGGAGTTTCTCCGCAGGGCCTTGTGAGTCAACCGTGACCGATACCTGTGATTCCAGTGTGCTGGCCGCATCTCCGGAATAAAAACCGCTGGTCGGGGCGACATCCTGATAATCCCGACCGATCCCAACGGTAATATACCGCTCGTCGCATCGGCGTATGTGGGTCGGATCATACGCAACCCATATCGGGATCTGTTCCGGGCCCACCGGGAGGAGGACCTCCACCCAGGCGTGCATCTGTCCCTCTCCAGGCAGATAGCCGGAGACATATCGGGCGGGAAGGTCCGCCAGCCTGCAAAGAGAGAGCATGATATGGGCATAATCCTGACAGACGCCTTTTGCCAGCTTGAAGGCCTCAGAAGCCCGTGTTCCGACATGGGTCTGCCCGGCCTCATACTGCATATGAGACCCCACCTGATGAAGGATGGTCTCCGCCATTTCAATTGAAGATACCCCCCGTTCTTTCAAATTCTTTGCCCACCGGTCAATCGTCTCTGAATGGTCGACCAGGGCCGTCAAGCGCTTGAATTCCATTGCATCCACGGTGCATTCCGATTCCTGTGCGGAGATCCCTTGGTAGATCAATGACCGATCCATCCCATAGAGGGCCTGTGTTTCGACCCGCATTTCTATGGTACAGCTGATCTCTTTAATGTTCACGTGGTCCAGTTGCCAAACCAGGTTTCCGAAGGCATCGGTAAAATTTCGATAGTCCGCCGGCGGTTCCATATGCCAGCGGATATCCAGGCGTCGCTGACGTCCGTAGCGTTGCGGCGGAGCAAGGCGCATAAGTGTTTGTACCTGTGTGACCAGGGAGTCATAGGTGTAGACAAACTGGTGACGAACAGAAAGGACCGCCTTGGTGGCATGGCCCGGAGAAAC
This genomic stretch from Candidatus Manganitrophaceae bacterium harbors:
- the trpB gene encoding tryptophan synthase subunit beta, producing the protein MLLPNKKGRFGPYGGRYVAETLMPALQELETVYQSVRRKPVFKKKLADILKHFVGRPTPLYFAPRLSEHLGGLKIYLKREDLCHTGAHKINNTLGQILLAEEMGKNRVIAETGAGQHGVATATAAARFGLNCEVYMGTEDMKRQELNVFRMRLLGAKVTAVDAGSRTLKDAISEALRDWTANVRDTHYILGSVLGPHPYPMMIRDFQSVIGQEAREQILRTEGRFPDVMIACIGGGSNAIGLFTPFLSEPAIRMIGVEAGGLGIETGKHAARFATGTLGVLHGTMTTLLQDADGQIQATHSISAGLDYAAVGPEHSYYRDKQRIEYTSVTDDEALSAFRLLAEAEGILPALESAHAVAYLVKLAPSLPKGQIVVLNLSGRGDKDVDQLSRMEGFM
- a CDS encoding phosphoribosylanthranilate isomerase, translated to MKVKICGLTNLEDALAAVEYGADAVGFIFVPESPRFVSFEDVAEITSKLPPFVTTVGVFNSAGKGMQSVIDRCAIDLIQLYGAFPKEISFDFPRRIIQVIRVQDEKSLDVVPPGPVRAFLLDTYREEVLGGSGVSFDWDIAAKAKRFGKVILAGGLTPENVQTAIEKVRPYGVDVSSGVEMRPGKKDHLKLKAFIKAAKEMKETHASSE
- the trpC gene encoding indole-3-glycerol phosphate synthase TrpC, with the translated sequence MRFLDEIVKVKREEVAGRLSRAALRELRSRIGDAEPTRPFQKALSAKDHGWPSLIAEIKKASPSKGIIRERFDPLEIAQIYEDGGAAALSILTEEHFFLGNPATLKAVRSKVSLPLLKKDFIIDAIQVYEGRAWGADAILLIAALLEKSEVKDYFDLARELTLDVLVEVHTEKELEMIVEWAPMIGINNRNLETFETNLETTFRLLKEVPEGRTLVSESGIASRKDIEALQEAGIDAILVGESLMASEDIGKKMKELIGE
- the trpD gene encoding anthranilate phosphoribosyltransferase, with protein sequence MIKEVISKVVERVDLTEAEAEGAMREIMEGTATPSQIACYITALRMKGETVAEITGSARVMREKATLVRVDDPLVVDTCGTGGDRMNTFNISTTVAFVVAGAGVTVAKHGNRSVSSSCGSADVLKSLGVRIDLPPDEVERCVNELGVGFLFAPLFHGAMKHAMIPRRETGIRTIFNILGPLTNPARASVQVLGVFSEELTDLLAQVLVNLGTRHCFIVHGMDGLDEITVSGRSRISEGKEGRVAAYTLEPKDFQFSNRDLKDLMGGSPEKNAEILLSVLRGEKGARREVVLMNAAPAFVAVGKAKTLQEGVALAAESIDSGRALEKLNRLIKITNQSSRPES
- a CDS encoding aminodeoxychorismate/anthranilate synthase component II; its protein translation is MLLVIDNYDSFTYNLVQYLGEMGEEIAVHRNDQITLEEIDSMRPDKIVISPGPGIPKDAGISIEVVRRFGQDIPILGVCLGHQAIGEAFGGEVIRADRLMHGKTSIISHDGRSIYLGLPVRFPATRYHSLILRRENLPDLFEVTAWTDEGELMGIRHKTAPIEGVQFHPESILTEVGKDLLKNFLKK
- the trpE gene encoding anthranilate synthase component I — encoded protein: MVIPSFKDFCEKAKKGNLIPVYREILADTETPVSAFLKIKEGNYGYLLESVEGGEKWGRYSFLGTAPSVVVKGEGHSVSIIRNGKCELTTVEGNPLLVLKRVLAEYRPVEVEGLPRFFGGAVGTLGYDMVRFFEPLHFKKGGRTMPDFFFMLTDTLLLFDNVKHRIKVISNAFIGKDDLKVVYERAIEKIDALIRRLAQPLPAQAPAPGGLQAPVAAPKSNFTRDQYKKAVLSAKEYIKAGDIFQVQISQRFSSRLKAEPFMVYRALRSINPSPYMFYLHMGERHMVGTSPEVLVRLEGERVELRPIAGTRPRGQSPEEDLSLEKELLADPKERAEHVMLIDLGRNDVGRVCQYGTVKVDEVMVIERYSHVMHIVSNVIGKLLPGKDAFDVLSACFPAGTVTGAPKIRAMEIIDELEPEGRSLYAGAVGYFSYQGNMDTCITIRTIVIEGDVATIQAAAGIVADSDPDREYEETMNKARAMLEAISLAERGLV
- the mpl gene encoding UDP-N-acetylmuramate:L-alanyl-gamma-D-glutamyl-meso-diaminopimelate ligase, coding for MPKHIHMIAICGTGMAALAGLLKKAGHEVTGSDAQVYPPMSTFLEKAAIVCKSGFAPDHIDPETDLVIIGNAVGKDNPEVVEALKRKLPTLSMAAAVEEYFLRPRKSLVVAGTHGKTTTSSILGWVLTSAGCDPSMLIGGWVQNLNSNHRLGAGPHFVIEGDEYDTAFFDKGPKFLHYHPRHAILTSIEFDHVDIFSDLKAVKAVFQKFVRLLPPDGFLLAGAGDEAIDEVTQNLRCRVERYGTEMDDNAQANKMDWLAEGIQVAGGLIRFDVSYHQKRLGSIESPLFGRHNIKNTLAVIALSHHLGLSWEKIQEGIKSFKGVKRRQEIVGIARDIIIMDDFAHHPTAISETLASLRLRYPTRRIWVVFEPRSASSRRNIFQDAFVEAFKKADRIVLARPFALEKLPPDERLNPDKIIGDLTRAGEKAFFIPTPEEIISELSGQLQAGDLVCIMSSGGFGGIHQKLLSQLQSS
- a CDS encoding class A beta-lactamase-related serine hydrolase, with product MKPFAATTEKMKEGLSTKVFPGGVLLIHHRGKVVYHKAFGHASLLPEKKPMKRNTLFDLASLTKPLATSAILLLMIQEEGISLKDPLTRFIPGFTRGPKREITLSHLLTHSSGLPDWKPYFQTIARRAKKESGFLGSSEAKAAVYTLARKEPLISAPGEVSRYSDIGFMLLGEIIEKVGEASLHRICSRRLFSKIPCRETFFINQGRRPVAARNRDFAATEDSARRKRVVCGIVHDDNTYAMGGVSGHAGLFSTAKEVYQLVRLWLDGLRGEGIFNAALAKNFVTCQRGKMIPARSSRGLGWDTPSRPSSSGRHFSKSSFGHLGFTGTSIWVDPTTDLAVILLTNRVHPDTANEQIRAFRPVLHNIIYREVIHA
- a CDS encoding LD-carboxypeptidase; the protein is MHSLSLKKPPRLSPGGTIGIVAPAGWVESDLLQKGIARLEHLGFHVIPGKNVTRRQRYFAGTDLDRAGDFQAMALNKKVDAIFCARGGVGTARMIPHLDRNILAGSQKIVVGSSDITTLLLYLTHSLGWVTFHGPMAATHFGREASPALETHLFEILSGKTAEMKFPDLQTLKSGTAEGILTGGCLTLLCTTIGTPFEIETDDRLLFIEDINEAPYRIDRMLSYLKLLGKFDRVRGVIFGEMPGCNPKNLPEIILDILGDFQCPMLLGFPSGHGLGIATLPLGIPMQLNADTGTLRMLEPAVS